Proteins encoded together in one Lachnospiraceae bacterium JLR.KK008 window:
- a CDS encoding ImmA/IrrE family metallo-endopeptidase, with protein sequence MRQSEVKKRAEDFCIQNNIKTYPVEIVRICNENGLKVFEEYLDSEVSGLIVVDEKVWKKYNTNKFILVNLAELATRRRFTIAHELAHYILHRKGNSLYAHRDMVCNDVFKSGIEQEANYFAANILMPETLINEKIEDLKSGTWGKLPDFVLVREIGDHFAVSETAAEVRLKQLGLI encoded by the coding sequence ATGAGGCAAAGTGAAGTAAAAAAGAGAGCAGAAGATTTTTGCATTCAAAATAACATCAAAACTTATCCGGTAGAAATTGTTCGTATATGTAATGAAAATGGACTGAAGGTATTTGAAGAATATTTGGATTCTGAAGTTTCTGGTTTGATTGTAGTTGATGAGAAAGTGTGGAAAAAATATAATACAAATAAATTTATACTTGTAAATCTTGCAGAGTTGGCAACTAGGAGGCGTTTTACTATTGCGCATGAATTGGCGCATTATATTCTTCATAGAAAAGGAAATAGTTTATATGCGCATAGAGATATGGTTTGTAATGATGTTTTTAAAAGTGGCATAGAGCAGGAGGCAAACTATTTTGCTGCAAATATATTGATGCCTGAAACATTAATAAACGAGAAGATAGAAGACTTAAAAAGTGGAACTTGGGGGAAATTACCTGATTTTGTTTTAGTACGTGAGATTGGGGATCATTTTGCTGTAAGTGAAACAGCAGCGGAGGTTAGGCTGAAACAGCTTGGATTAATTTAG
- a CDS encoding hydrolase yields MRESISRDDALALLRKYNKEPFHIQHGLTVEGVMKWYARELGYGEEAEYWGIVGLLHDIDFEMYPQEHCIKAPELLKEAGMGNDMIHAVCSHGYGLTVDVRPEHEMEKVLFGADELTGLIWAAALIRPSKSVQDMELKSLKKKYKTASFAAGCSREVIEKGAEMLGWELNTLLEKTLNAMRSCEGEVAEAMETL; encoded by the coding sequence ATGAGAGAATCTATCAGCAGAGATGATGCTTTGGCATTGCTAAGAAAATACAATAAGGAGCCTTTTCATATTCAGCATGGGCTGACGGTGGAGGGTGTTATGAAATGGTATGCCAGAGAACTTGGATATGGAGAAGAGGCAGAATATTGGGGGATTGTCGGACTTTTGCATGATATAGACTTTGAAATGTATCCGCAGGAGCATTGCATAAAAGCACCGGAGCTTCTGAAAGAAGCAGGGATGGGGAACGACATGATTCATGCGGTGTGCAGCCATGGATATGGACTGACCGTCGATGTGCGGCCGGAACATGAGATGGAGAAAGTACTATTTGGTGCGGATGAGCTGACCGGTCTGATCTGGGCCGCTGCACTGATCCGGCCATCGAAGAGTGTACAGGACATGGAATTGAAATCATTGAAGAAGAAATATAAAACCGCCAGCTTTGCTGCAGGCTGTTCCAGAGAAGTCATAGAAAAAGGAGCTGAAATGCTGGGATGGGAGTTGAATACGCTTTTGGAAAAGACATTAAACGCTATGCGTTCGTGCGAAGGGGAAGTCGCTGAGGCAATGGAAACATTGTAA
- a CDS encoding tRNA threonylcarbamoyladenosine dehydratase, translating into MQERFSRTELLLGKEKMERLHRARVAIFGIGGVGGYVAEALARSGVGTLDLIDNDIVSVSNLNRQIIATEKTIGKYKVDVAKERILDINPQAHVNIWNVFYLPETADQFDFTQYDYVADAIDTVSGKLELIEQARRSGVPIISSMGAGNKLNPALFQVADISETSVCPLARVMRRELKNREIDHLKVVYSTEKPVTPAGMIEDAKQRRQTPGSIAFVPAVAGLVMAGEIVRDLTGDCTV; encoded by the coding sequence ATGCAGGAGCGGTTTTCGAGAACGGAATTATTGCTTGGCAAAGAAAAGATGGAACGTCTGCACCGGGCGAGGGTAGCGATATTTGGTATCGGCGGTGTGGGCGGTTATGTGGCGGAAGCGCTTGCAAGAAGCGGTGTAGGCACATTGGATTTGATCGATAATGACATAGTGTCGGTCAGCAATCTGAACAGACAGATCATAGCCACGGAAAAAACAATCGGAAAATATAAAGTGGATGTGGCTAAAGAAAGGATTCTGGACATCAATCCGCAGGCTCATGTCAATATCTGGAATGTTTTTTATCTGCCGGAAACTGCCGATCAGTTTGACTTCACGCAGTATGATTATGTAGCGGATGCTATCGATACGGTGAGTGGAAAGCTGGAACTGATCGAGCAGGCGCGGCGATCCGGGGTACCGATAATCAGCTCTATGGGCGCTGGCAATAAATTAAATCCGGCTTTGTTTCAGGTGGCAGATATTTCGGAGACAAGCGTCTGTCCTCTTGCACGTGTGATGCGCCGTGAGCTGAAAAACCGGGAAATTGATCATTTGAAAGTTGTGTATTCGACGGAAAAACCGGTAACGCCGGCTGGTATGATTGAGGATGCTAAGCAGAGACGGCAGACGCCAGGCAGTATCGCGTTTGTACCTGCTGTGGCAGGCTTGGTGATGGCAGGAGAGATCGTGAGAGATTTAACAGGGGACTGTACTGTGTAA